From Nerophis ophidion isolate RoL-2023_Sa linkage group LG15, RoL_Noph_v1.0, whole genome shotgun sequence, one genomic window encodes:
- the LOC133569206 gene encoding clavesin-1-like, whose amino-acid sequence MSQHHAGLSSDTTEKARLELNENPDTLHQDIQQVRDMIVTRPDIGFLRTDDDFILRFLRARKFDQVETFRLLAQYFQFRQQNLDMFQSFKVDDPGIKRALMDGFPGVLEIPDQHGRKILILFASNWDQSRNSFTDILRAILLSLEVLIEKPELQINGFILIIDWSNFSFKQASKLTPNILKLAIEGLQDSFPARFGGIHFVNQPWYIHAMYTIIKPFLKDKTRKRIFLHGNNLNSLHQLIQPECLPSEFGGTLPPYDMGIWARTLLGPDYMDETEYTLTYDALHVRENCGGGGDKEAMKRSQSVVSPATLRQTDRETSTPLLALD is encoded by the exons ATGTCTCAGCACCACGCGGGCCTCAGCTCCGACACCACGGAGAAGGCTCGCTTAGAACTGAACGAGAACCCGGACACGCTGCACCAGGACATCCAGCAG GTGCGGGACATGATCGTGACCCGACCCGACATCGGCTTCCTGCGTACGGACGACGACTTCATCCTGCGCTTTCTGAGAGCCAGGAAGTTCGACCAGGTGGAGACGTTCCGCCTGCTGGCCCAGTATTTCCAGTTCCGACAGCAGAACCTGGACATGTTCCAGAGCTTCAAG GTGGACGACCCGGGCATCAAGCGAGCGTTGATGGACGGCTTTCCGGGCGTGCTGGAGATTCCGGACCAACACGGGCGAAAGATTCTCATCCTGTTCGCTTCCAACTGGGACCAGAGCAG GAACTCCTTTACGGACATCTTGCGAGCCATCCTGCTCTCCTTGGAAGTCCTGATCGAGAAGCCGGAGCTCCAGATCAACGGCTTCATCCTCATCATCGACTGGAGCAATTTCTCCTTCAAGCAAGCCTCCAAGCTCACGCCAAACATCCTCAAACTGGCCATCGAGGGCCTGCAG GACAGCTTTCCCGCTCGCTTCGGAGGGATCCATTTTGTCAACCAACCGTGGTACATCCACGCCATGTACACCATCATCAAGCCCTTCCTCAAAGACAAGACCAGGAAGCGG ATCTTTCTCCATGGCAACAACCTCAACTCGCTCCACCAGCTCATCCAGCCCGAGTGCTTGCCATCCGAGTTTGGCGGGACGCTGCCGCCGTACGACATGGGCATCTGGGCCAGGACCCTACTGGGACCGGACTACATGGACGAGACCGAGTACACGTTGACGTACGATGCCCTGCACGTCAGGGAGAACTGCGGGGGCGGGGGGGACAAGGAGGCCATGAAGAG GTCTCAGTCTGTGGTCAGTCCTGCAACTCTGCGACAGACGGACCGAGAGACCAGCACTCCACTCTTGGCCCTGGactga